One genomic segment of Rubripirellula tenax includes these proteins:
- the xylB gene encoding xylulokinase gives MSYYLGIDIGTSGTKTLLIDETGAVIAEANAEYPLHQPKPGWTEQDPEDWWNATVKTVRSVMKSGKVKPADVKAIGLSGQMHGSVFLDKNDKVIRNALLWNDQRTAAQCDEITSAAGGRKALIKMVANPALTGFQAPKVLWLRENEKRNFDKLAKVLLPKDDIRRRLIGDYVTEVSDASGTLFLDVVKRKWSTKLISKLGLDAGLLPRVVESDEVTGTLTAEAAKLLGLTTDCKVVGGAGDCAAGAVGNGVVKSGVLSTSIGTSGVMFVHSDQPQYDADGRLHTFCHAVNGKWHMMGVNLTSGGSLQWWVDSVIRGLTGVADAKRYEAATAEAAKVAAGSDGVLFLPYLNGERTPHADPNARGSFVGMNLTHTRGHMTRAVMEGITFALRDSLEIITSMGVPVKQVRASGGGSKNPMWRQMQSDVFGKKVTTLVVEQGPAFGVALLAAVGDGAYKSIEQACSATIKVADETAVDKAAAKKYDQLFPIYRDLYGNLKESMAQLAKYQAS, from the coding sequence ATGAGCTACTACCTAGGCATCGACATCGGAACCAGCGGAACCAAGACTCTTTTGATCGACGAAACTGGCGCTGTTATTGCTGAAGCGAACGCGGAATACCCGTTGCACCAGCCCAAGCCCGGTTGGACCGAACAAGATCCCGAAGATTGGTGGAACGCCACAGTCAAAACCGTTCGGTCGGTGATGAAATCTGGCAAGGTAAAACCCGCCGACGTGAAGGCGATCGGGTTGAGCGGCCAAATGCACGGTAGCGTCTTCTTGGATAAGAACGACAAAGTGATTCGGAACGCGCTGCTTTGGAACGATCAACGAACGGCTGCCCAGTGCGACGAAATCACTTCCGCCGCCGGTGGTCGAAAAGCATTGATCAAGATGGTCGCCAACCCGGCGTTGACCGGATTTCAAGCGCCAAAGGTTTTGTGGCTGCGTGAAAATGAGAAACGCAACTTTGACAAGCTCGCCAAAGTCTTGCTGCCCAAAGACGACATCCGCCGTCGTTTGATCGGTGACTACGTGACGGAAGTCAGCGATGCCAGTGGAACGCTGTTCTTAGACGTGGTCAAGCGAAAGTGGTCGACGAAGTTGATCAGCAAGCTTGGCCTCGACGCGGGGCTGTTGCCGCGCGTGGTCGAAAGCGACGAAGTCACCGGCACGCTAACCGCCGAAGCAGCAAAATTGCTAGGCCTAACGACCGATTGCAAAGTTGTCGGCGGCGCGGGCGATTGTGCGGCCGGCGCGGTGGGTAACGGAGTCGTCAAGAGCGGCGTGCTGAGTACTTCGATCGGCACTAGCGGAGTAATGTTTGTCCACAGCGACCAGCCGCAATATGACGCGGACGGGCGTTTGCACACGTTCTGTCATGCGGTCAACGGCAAGTGGCACATGATGGGTGTCAACTTGACCAGCGGCGGATCATTGCAATGGTGGGTGGATTCCGTCATCCGTGGATTGACCGGCGTCGCCGATGCGAAACGCTACGAAGCGGCCACGGCCGAAGCGGCGAAGGTGGCCGCAGGTTCGGATGGGGTTTTGTTCCTGCCGTATCTGAATGGCGAACGCACTCCGCACGCGGACCCCAACGCCCGAGGCAGTTTCGTGGGCATGAACTTGACCCACACGCGCGGTCACATGACGCGCGCGGTGATGGAGGGTATCACGTTCGCACTCCGCGACAGTCTCGAAATCATCACGTCGATGGGTGTTCCGGTGAAGCAAGTCCGCGCGTCGGGCGGCGGCAGCAAGAACCCGATGTGGCGTCAAATGCAGTCCGACGTATTCGGAAAGAAGGTCACAACGCTGGTCGTCGAGCAGGGGCCGGCATTCGGAGTCGCCCTGTTGGCGGCGGTCGGCGATGGCGCTTACAAGTCGATCGAGCAAGCGTGTTCGGCTACGATTAAAGTGGCAGATGAAACCGCAGTCGACAAAGCGGCCGCAAAAAAATACGACCAACTGTTCCCCATCTATCGTGATCTTTACGGCAACCTGAAAGAATCGATGGCCCAACTGGCGAAGTACCAAGCTTCCTAG
- a CDS encoding ThuA domain-containing protein, translated as MKTILTLLILLAGMASFAGNAPADDKLKCLIIDGQNNHVMWPKTTIMMKEFLEDSGRFSVDVLRTKYTWKGGDLLEKFPLSDGKAYEDLAEPKSDPDFKPNFADYDVVLSNFGWKAAPWPKETQAALEAYVKGGGGMVIVHAADNSFGDWDAFNQMIGLGGWDGRNEKSGPYVYVDDAGKVIRDESVGSGGNHGPQHEYQIVIRDPDHPITKGLPRAWMHAKDELYQQLRGPANNMSILATAYADPKYKGTDRHEPMLITIDYGKGRIFHTPMGDNDGSMECVGFITTLVRGTEWAASGDVTLTQAPDDFPTATEVKTRQFQLQ; from the coding sequence ATGAAAACGATCCTCACGCTGTTGATTCTTCTGGCGGGTATGGCGTCATTTGCCGGCAATGCTCCGGCCGACGACAAACTGAAGTGCCTGATCATCGATGGCCAAAACAATCACGTGATGTGGCCGAAGACCACAATCATGATGAAAGAATTTCTAGAAGACAGCGGCCGGTTCTCCGTCGATGTTTTGCGGACGAAGTACACCTGGAAGGGCGGCGATTTGCTGGAGAAGTTCCCCCTCAGCGATGGAAAGGCGTATGAGGACTTGGCTGAGCCGAAAAGTGATCCTGATTTCAAACCGAACTTCGCCGACTATGACGTCGTGCTCAGCAACTTCGGATGGAAGGCTGCTCCGTGGCCGAAAGAAACACAAGCTGCTTTGGAAGCGTACGTCAAAGGTGGCGGCGGCATGGTGATCGTTCACGCCGCCGACAACTCGTTCGGCGATTGGGACGCATTCAACCAGATGATCGGACTAGGCGGTTGGGACGGCCGCAACGAAAAATCGGGACCCTATGTTTACGTTGACGACGCGGGCAAAGTGATTCGCGATGAATCCGTTGGCTCGGGTGGCAACCATGGTCCGCAACACGAATATCAAATCGTCATTCGCGATCCCGATCACCCGATCACCAAGGGGTTGCCGCGAGCTTGGATGCACGCCAAGGACGAACTGTATCAGCAGCTTCGTGGACCGGCCAACAATATGTCGATCCTGGCGACCGCCTATGCCGATCCCAAATACAAAGGCACCGATCGTCACGAGCCGATGTTGATCACGATCGACTACGGCAAGGGGCGGATTTTCCACACGCCGATGGGCGACAATGACGGTTCGATGGAGTGTGTCGGTTTCATCACAACGTTGGTTCGTGGCACCGAGTGGGCGGCAAGCGGCGACGTCACGCTGACGCAAGCTCCCGATGACTTCCCGACCGCAACGGAAGTGAAAACGCGTCAGTTCCAGTTGCAATAG